Proteins from one Telopea speciosissima isolate NSW1024214 ecotype Mountain lineage chromosome 1, Tspe_v1, whole genome shotgun sequence genomic window:
- the LOC122653550 gene encoding pentatricopeptide repeat-containing protein At3g09040, mitochondrial-like has product MTCSLGMNGSSNMCISDKCSVCRIIRHGFSIKKEIKGGIGVFTTSTSGRVFESIELYEETPFVRKALIVCRVIAGRVHKPLESIQGLAGQTGFDSLVGKVGLYSNIEELYLLSPRALLPCFVAPFLNAQDSFALAPATKIVLLTTSPAPSENIGSSLVVIEELESEHPSPACNIATKREGSPEGSFVHSKVGLNSNLHTGNALVDLYAKCGSVKKAHTVLFEMERRNVISWTYLIFGLAVNGFDKEAIELLVQLDREALVPTEITFVGVWYAGSHYGMVDQGFEYFKRMREVYRIMPKIEHYGCIVDLFGRDGLVQEAHDFIQICHWNPMLLIGRLYLELVLVMFSNSLLAIGLLLTQQ; this is encoded by the exons ATGACATGTTCCCTTGGAATGAATGGTTCCTCCAATATGTGTATTTCTGATAAGTGCAGCGTTTGTCGTATTATAAGACATGGGTTCTCCATAAAGAAAGAGATCAAGGGAGGAATTGGTGTTTTCACAACTTCAACAAGTGGAAGAGTCTTTGAATCTATTGAACTCTATGAAGAAACCCCATTTGTGAGGAAGGCTTTAATAGTCTGTAGAGTGATTGCAGGAAGGGTACATAAGCCTTTGGAGAGCATCCAAGGACTAGCAGGGCAAACAGGGTTTGATTCATTGGTTGGAAAAGTTGGTCTTTATTCAAATATTGAGGAGCTATACTTACTCAGCCCTAGAGCTCTTCTTCCTTGCTTTGTG GCACCTTTCTTGAATGCTCAAGATAGCTTTGCTCTGGCCCCTGCTACAAAGATTGTATTGTTAACTACATCTCCTGCTCCTAGTGAGAATATAGGGTCTTCCTTAGTGGTTATTGAGGAGTTAGAGTCAGAGCATCCCTCTCCAGCTTGCAACATAGCCACTAAAAGGGAAGGATCTCCG GAGGGCTCATTTGTACATTCGAAGGTTGGTTTAAATAGTAACTTGCATACCGGGAATGCCCTTGTAGACCTTTATGCAAAATGTGGGAGCGTTAAAAAGGCACATACAGTACTTTTTGAGATGGAGAGAAGGAATGTTATATCTTGGACTTATTTGATTTTTGGCTTGGCCGTTAATGGGTTTGATAAGGAAGCAATTGAGCTCCTTGTGCAGTTGGATAGGGAGGCATTGGTTCCCACTGAGATTACCTTCGTTGGGGTCTGGTATGCTGGCAGTCATTATGGAATGGTGGATCAAGGATTTGAGTACTTCAAGAGGATGAGGGAAGTATATAGGATCATGCCTAAGATAGAACATTATGGTTGCATTGTTGATTTGTTTGGAAGGGATGGGTTGGTACAAGAAGCACATGATTTCATTCAAATATGCCACTGGAACCCAATGCTGTTGATTGGAAGACTCTACTTGGAGCTTGTGCTTGTCATGTTCTCAAATTCCCTTCTAGCAATTGGGTTATTATTGACGCAACAATGA